A region of Plantactinospora sp. BC1 DNA encodes the following proteins:
- a CDS encoding maleylpyruvate isomerase family mycothiol-dependent enzyme, whose translation MTELNAERARRAVVDHTRRLGESAAAAGSGAAVPTTPRWTITDLVEHVGQTQHWTAEIIEQRITDPAQMPTEYAVLPADPRQWQAWLSESAQRVASACSDDALDAPVFNAAGDERPGTRFWLSNVLNETVIHGFDAANAAHRPADIDADIAAALISHHLAMLTSPTWEMLRSESAHAIRGTGQTLQWLATDIADDAGAWFVERRSDGATWQPGIQQADVTVAGPARSLLLILTRRLPLTDRQATNISIDGDTDLAQHWLDNTAHIAD comes from the coding sequence ATGACCGAGCTGAACGCGGAACGTGCCCGGCGAGCGGTCGTCGACCACACCCGACGTCTGGGGGAATCAGCCGCCGCGGCCGGATCTGGCGCCGCAGTGCCGACCACCCCGCGGTGGACCATCACCGACCTGGTCGAGCACGTGGGTCAGACCCAGCACTGGACTGCGGAGATCATCGAGCAGCGCATCACCGATCCCGCACAGATGCCCACCGAATATGCCGTACTGCCCGCCGACCCCCGCCAGTGGCAGGCGTGGCTGTCGGAGTCCGCGCAGCGGGTCGCGAGCGCGTGCTCCGATGACGCACTGGACGCGCCGGTGTTCAACGCGGCGGGGGACGAGCGGCCCGGGACGCGATTCTGGCTGTCCAATGTCCTCAACGAGACGGTCATCCACGGCTTCGACGCAGCCAACGCAGCGCACCGACCGGCCGACATCGACGCCGACATCGCAGCCGCGCTCATCAGCCACCACCTCGCCATGCTCACCTCCCCCACGTGGGAGATGCTGCGGTCCGAGTCCGCCCACGCCATCCGGGGCACCGGGCAAACCCTGCAATGGCTGGCCACCGACATCGCGGACGACGCGGGCGCCTGGTTCGTCGAACGGCGGTCTGACGGGGCGACGTGGCAGCCCGGAATTCAGCAGGCCGATGTGACGGTGGCCGGCCCGGCGCGATCGCTGCTGCTGATCCTGACCCGACGGCTCCCGCTGACCGACCGCCAAGCCACCAACATCAGCATCGACGGCGACACCGACCTCGCCCAGCACTGGCTCGACAACACCGCCCATATCGCCGACTGA
- a CDS encoding DUF3500 domain-containing protein gives MTTAADDARRCALALLSSLDEHQRRLVRGDLADSDFRQWTYLPGDRPGLSMEHLTDAQHALAVELLRSAHSSEGGDLAVGAVEVERVRRELATGSPPDGDRYWMRVLGNPSDELPWGWRINGHHLAVHVVVAPGGTTITPHFVGSEPAVVPSGPHAGRRILGPEEDLARELATGLDPHQRAVGISADVAPDDILTRADPVADPSLLPEGIGRDLLRPAQQRLLDQLVQRYLNRAPASYAQACWRQAEAAGLDQIRFAWAGPTALGEGHYYCIRAPEFLIEYDNTQDDANHAHSVWRHLRHDWGADLLRDHYARRHQAM, from the coding sequence ATGACCACCGCGGCCGATGACGCCCGCCGATGTGCGCTTGCCCTCCTCTCGAGCCTGGACGAGCACCAACGCCGCCTTGTCCGCGGCGACCTCGCCGACTCCGATTTTCGGCAGTGGACCTATCTGCCGGGGGACCGTCCTGGCCTGTCGATGGAACACCTCACCGACGCCCAGCACGCCCTCGCGGTCGAGCTGCTTCGGTCAGCCCACTCTTCCGAGGGCGGCGATCTCGCCGTCGGCGCCGTCGAGGTCGAGCGGGTCAGGCGGGAACTCGCCACCGGCTCACCGCCGGATGGGGACCGGTACTGGATGCGAGTGCTCGGCAACCCGAGCGACGAACTGCCGTGGGGCTGGCGGATCAACGGCCACCACCTGGCCGTGCACGTCGTCGTGGCACCCGGCGGCACGACGATCACGCCCCACTTCGTCGGTTCAGAACCGGCCGTCGTACCCTCCGGGCCGCACGCCGGCCGCCGGATCCTCGGCCCTGAGGAGGACCTGGCGCGGGAGCTCGCCACCGGGCTCGACCCCCACCAGCGCGCGGTCGGCATCAGTGCCGACGTTGCTCCGGACGACATCCTCACCCGGGCCGATCCGGTGGCCGATCCCAGTCTGCTGCCCGAGGGCATCGGCCGCGACCTGCTGCGGCCGGCGCAGCAGCGGTTGCTCGACCAGTTGGTCCAGCGCTACCTCAACCGCGCGCCGGCATCGTATGCCCAGGCGTGCTGGCGCCAGGCCGAGGCGGCTGGCCTGGACCAGATCCGGTTCGCGTGGGCCGGCCCGACCGCACTCGGCGAAGGCCACTACTACTGCATACGCGCACCCGAGTTCCTCATCGAGTACGACAACACCCAAGACGACGCCAATCACGCCCACTCCGTATGGCGACATCTGCGCCACGACTGGGGCGCCGACCTACTCAGGGATCACTACGCACGGCGCCACCAAGCTATGTGA